The Prionailurus viverrinus isolate Anna chromosome C1, UM_Priviv_1.0, whole genome shotgun sequence DNA window TGTGTTCTTTTGTGATAATTCAACGAGTTGTACACTTACTATCTGTATTTTACATGAACgaaaaagttttaatgttatGCAACAAAGGAATAgtcaattttcattttctttcttaggtatttttcctgtttaaagcttataaacacaaaaatgataaaaCGAATGTTATATTAAGGTAGTTTATGCAGCTGAGTGACAGAGATCAGGTTTCTTCAAGCTGATTATAAAAGTTATGAATACTGTCTAATAATACAGTTGAAGTGATTCAAAATATAGTACTAGGCTAGGTTAGCATTCTATATAAGAAATTTCTAAACTTTTACTCTATTTCCACTTTCATCCTCTTTCTAAATCTCCAAATGTGTTCTTAAATTTAGAgccacataggggcgcctgggtggcgcagtcggttaagcgtccgacttcagccaggtcacgatctcgcggtccgtgagttcaagccccgcgtcgggctctgggctgatggctcagagcctggagcctgcttccgatctgtgtctcgctctctctctgcccctcccccgttcatgctctgtctctctctgtcccaaaaataaacgttgaaaaaaaaaaaaaatttagagccACATTTACTCACAAATCTTTAGTAACAAAGTTTTGTCATAAAAATAAGGTTATCACGTACTCCTCTTCATGCCAAATAACTTCATTTCCCAAGCTACACATCAAACCAAAAACGGGTAAGAGAAATACTGAGAGAACCCCCCCCAAGAGACAATTAGTCTCTACAGAGAATTACTATTTACTGAGCATCAATTTTATCTAAGGCACTGTGAtaaatgctttacatacattattttttaaattcttaacaaGTGAGCAAGGAAAGCTATCAGACTCAAGAGACCAACTTTTCATACAGTAATAAATGACATAGCTAATACTAAAACCTAGGTTTACCTGGTATGCTCTATTTTCTCTTATGTCCATTATTTTTCAATAAGTCTCCTTtactatattattttcattaatattattttaaattggcCTGCTTGCTAAATAATACCCAAATACTTTACCATTCAGCTAGTAAGTCTACTCCACTGTATACAGTTCtattggaaataaaatacaaagatatataCCCCATGCAGAAATTTGAAAtaccaaaatacaaagaatatttgttggtacaaaaataaataaataaacctcttcAGAGAGTCTACATATTATATGAAGAACTAGGTTTCAAAGAAAACTCTGTCCCCCAATTCTAGGCTATTTCTATACTGGagaaaaatattacacatttGTGAAATTTTCTGGGGGCGAATTTCAActtatttggaaaacaattatGCCACTACTGgagatggcatttaaaaaaattttcttttaattaatttatttaggggcgcctgggtggctcagctggttgagcctctgacttcagttcgggtcatgatctcatggttcgtgggttcgagccccacgttgggctctgtgctgtcagctcagaacctgaatcctgcttcggattctgtatctctctctctctggccttcccttgctcaggctttgtctctctctgttgcaaaaataaacattaaaataaataaataaaattaatttattttgagagagagagagatagcacaagcaggggaggggcagagagagggagagacagagaatcccaagcaggatctacactggcagatgcggggctcaaacctatgaaacTATGTAATCATTACcacagccaaaaccaagagtcagaccctcaactgactgagccaccaaggagtcCCTAGGGAtggcatttgaaaacaaaaaactgaactatttaaacttgaaaatttaacaattatttcTTCAGTATTACTCCTGTTCCAAGGTTTGCTATGGTGAGTGTTTCATATGCCAGCAGCATAGAAAACTCattatcgtttttttttttaagtctatttatcttgagagagagagaaaaaaaagcatgagtggggggaggggcagacagagagagaggagagagagaatcccatacaAGCTCCAGGCTGttatcccagagcctgacgctgggctcgatctcacaaactgtgagatcatgacctaaactgaaatcaagagtccaatgcttaactgaatgaaccacccaggtgcccccaaaacccaTCATCATTAAGACATACCTCTTCTGAGTCTTGTGATTTGGTAGTTTCTTCATTCAAAACATATCGTCCTCTATAAAACTCCCTTATCCTTAGATTTAaggtttcagtttcttttttcaaattctcataaCTTGGTAGTGGTTTACTGGCTGTATCTGAAGTCCTAAAAGGTAAAGACTCATCCAAGCTATTCTGAGATCCCTGCAGGGAAGGAGGATGTCTGTCTAGGTCACAGTCTATGTCATCTTCATCAAGTTCTTCTTCTTTAACCAGAGAGGCTGAAGAGAGTTTCAGACACAAAGAAGCATAATTCTGGCCATACAAAAACCTCAAAGTTTCTTCTGTCTTCCACTCAATCAAAGTCTCCTTCAGGACTTTAAGTAAGTTTGCCTTTGCAACTTCAGGGCACATCTGCACTGAATTAGAGGCTGATCTAGAAACCTGGTTTGATTTGGCAAACTTTCTCTTAAAATGCTCAGCACTTTTCTTACTTATGCCTACTAGAGTTACTTTTGAACTACTGTAtttatttccagaattttctgaAACTTCTACTTTTTCTTGCAAAGGACTATTTGGAGAAATCTGAGTACTTACTTTCTGTGAAGGAAGTTCACAAGCAGCAGCTTTCTCCTGACTATCTAATGTGCAATTGCCTAGCTGCTCAGAGACATCTATTACTGTCTGTTCTTTGTCTTCATGCTTGGAGTTAGCTTTATGGCcggctttctttttcattatgcTTTTTTTGTGCAGCTTTGGACTTACACCCATTGCATCTACCAGTCTGTTTCCTGGTAGAATGGAGGAAACAAAGTCTTGCTCATTGTCACTGTTACTGTCACTATGAGTGCTAGAAGAACTAGATTCATAATGCTTCTCAAAATGGCCAGGATTGTCAATATCTGATGTTTTAATGGCCTTAGTGCATAGCTGTACTTCCTTTCCAGAATGGCCActgtagaaggaaagaaacaaaataactataatgaaaaagcaaaacGTCCCacagttatttatattttgtaacttTCAAGCATTGCCTATagattatatctatctatctatctatatatatgtatttccgtagatacacatatatacacatacacatgtttTCGAAGAATGCTATATAATCTatgatttctctgcatcttatttatttgatataattctaccatcttctttcttttttcccgttttttaaagtgttaaaggagtacagcaaaaagaaaaaaaaaaccttgataaTTTCATCCTActgaattattttgatttttgtttgttacatttatttttctttctttcttttttttaaactcatgacctgatgatcaagacctgagcggagatcaagagtcggacacttaaccgaatgaaccactCAGATGCCTCTGCCTGTTACTGTTCTGtgactattttatatatactttttaaaaaaaagttttcttttgaaaacttcattcctgctttctcaaaaaaatgtattacagaaACTCTGTTTAGGTTTTGAAAGATAACAAGATAAAAAGACATGTTTAAACCTTTCCCAATTATGGTTGATAGTTATACAGAAAATTCCATAGATAAAAATCACAAGAAAGtcttagcaaaaaataaaattaataaagaaaattaatatttgtcaATGAAAGATACTGTATTTGAAAACCCAGAGTTATTAtagaatgctaaaaataaaagacagtagTTTTCCCTTTGACTATGTTccttcaattttcatttttttaattaagaaaattttttaatgtttacttattttgagagagacagagagagggagagagggaggagggactaagaatgaggagagagagaatcccaagcaggctccacactgtcagcacaaacgtggggctcgatcccacaaaccatgagatcattacctgagctgaaaccaagaatcgcacacttaatcaactgagcaaCCTAGGCGCCCTGCTTCAATTTTCAactgggttttaaaaatattaagaattatgAAAAGGTGAAGGAAAAGAGTAGCTTTGTCTATACAAACCTGAGATAGGAAATGTTAGGTGAGAAACTACTCTCCAGCAAATGCACATATCAGAActttaaaagaactttaaaagataACAATTCTGTGTAAGTGGGGGCAGGGAATTGTGAGGGTATGTAGGAAGTTTCTACTTTTCAAGCAATTTTTCTATACACTTAAAACTGCTCCCCCAAAAggatattcattttttaaatgattaaaaaaatagactaaaataaaataatgcaacattaaaaaaaaaaaagcatgcttgGTGGaagtataaagaaagaaaaagaaaaacagagttgaAAGTAAGGTTGtgggggcttagtcagttaaccgtccaacttaggctcaggtcatgatctcatggttggtgtgttcgaaccctgtgtcaggctctgtgctgacagctagctcagagcccagagcctgtctaaggattctgtgtctccctctctctctgcccctcccttgcttgcactttcctctctctctttcaaaaataaataaaacataaaaaaaaaaaaacaaaaaacagtaaggTTGTGGAtgggaataaagaaaagataacaagTTTATTCAGTATTAGATACCATTTTTTAGTTAGAATCTAACCTATATAGCCACGAGACTGTCTCTTGTACCTGAAGTAagcataatgttaaaaaaaattagaacaatttGACTTTCATAGGTTTCATACTTTCTCTtggaattttaaagtaattatatttttctatattactttgaagctataaatttaaaatatatatcaataaataaatatctcttaCTTGTGCTCAATTCCATGTACTAAAATAGTGGCTAAAAACCAGGAAAATTTATGCTGATAAAAGATATAAGAATGTGTTTTGAGAAACAGTCACGATTGGGCAATCAATACCACAAGAACagttaagaaaaatattacaacTTGGAATTTTTCTATTAATGCTTTAGACACTCTTCCAAATAATACATAATTGGCATATTAAGCTTTGAAATCCTATAAAATAAGACTAAAAAAACCTTTCAACAAATGTAATTGGCATAATCTAGTTGACAAAGAAGCACAGTATCTCAGATGGAAGCTATGTTTGTGTCGTATTTCAACAGGTTCAATTAGACTTCATTGTAGGAACAGCTGTACAATAAATCATACAGATCAAACACATCATCTTACtatcacaaaagaaaaagctgtacaaggcaaatatttctttgtgtgagCTAAAATGGGCACTTACCTCATGCATCAACACAGGAAGTCCAAAAGCTCGTATCACCTGGTTTACTCTTAATGTTTctattaacataaatatatagaagGTAAGTAATACTGATTCAACCATACCTTTGTCCTTCCTGTAGCAGTTGAAAATCAGGATCCCTGTGAcaaaacataggaataaaaaaTTGAAGGCAACTGGTATGTCAAACATTTTCAAGTGTTTGTTATAACTATATTggatagaaaatataattaaaaggaaacagttcatttaaagttttaaagaaaaaattgaagaacAAAGTATTGTGAAACTCATCCATAAGAAATATGGATTAATCTGTTATCCaaaatttgttcatattttaggACTAAGTTCAATTTCCATGAGTGTAATAAAGTTTTCCCTGACTAACCTGACTAAAGTAAATCACTCTCTCCTATGAGTTCCAGAGTCAGTATTATGTATTCAATTAATATATGTTAATCAGGTACTCCTCTATGGCTTAATACTAGAATTATTATCTAAAAGTCttacttttcatatgtttaagtaTGGTTTCTTACCAAACTacaagcttcttgagggcaggaattATGTACCACAATTCTCCTCTATTTCCTTTATATAGTCAATAAGAATTTTTGCTCTGATTTCTGAGAAAGCATTGTATCGTAGTATGGATATTAACTATGTAGATCAGGTGATTGAATTCAATTCTAGGAACAATTTTTCTATGCAATACCAGAAATTACATTTGGCTGGGCATCATGGatatttaaaagacagagagaaaagctCTTAGAAAGCCAatacaaaaaggaacaaatagcAAGTGATTCCAAGAGGACAGGAAAActctataaaatatttctgaagtgACTCAGGAAAAGTGACTTCTAAAGATTacaaaaatggattaaataaaagtgaatatacagggacacctgggtggctcagttggttaagcaacttcagttcaggtcatgatctcaaagcttgtgagttcaagccctgcatgggactctccactctcagtgcagagcccactttggaccctctgtctccctctctctctgccccctcctccattctctctctctctctctctctctctctctctctcaaaataaacattaaaaatttaaaaaagaaaaatatacaaagaagaaTACACAAAAAATGGAGTGATAATCCATGTTTATCAATAGGGAGACTCAATACTGTCAAGATGTCATTCTcaacttgatctacagattcaatgtaatcccaatcaaaatcccagcaagttatttgtGGATATCACAAATTGAGTGTAAAGTTTGGGAGGAGGCAAAAGACCAAGAATAGCTAACACAAtaatgaagaacaaagttggagaactgacATTACCTGACTTTGAGACTATAACACTACAGTAATGAAGACAGTGTGGTAGTGGTCAAAGAACAGATAAatagatcactggaacagaatagagaacccagaaatagatgcacacaaatatattcaactgatctttgacaaagcagcaaaagcaatatgaaggagaaaagaccattttttcaacaaatggtactggaatacTGAGTATTCACATGTAAAGAAGtgaatcaaggggcacctgggtggctcagtgtgttgggCCTctctgttgatttcagctcaggtcacaatcccagggttgtgggattgagccctgtgttgggctccgcactgactgCGGAGTCCacctgagattctctttctctccctctgtccctctccactgcttggactttgtctctctctctctaaaacaaacaaacaaacaaacaaacaaacatacaaacaaacaagtgAATCAAGACAAAgacttataccattcacaaaaactaactcaaaatggatcatagaactaaatataaaacacaaacctATACAAAACTCCAACAAGATAATATAGGAGAAACTAGATGACTTTTTAGATAGGACACCAAACACACAATCTATGACTGAAAAAACTGGTAAGCCAGgcttcattaaatttaaaaaattctgctttgtgaaagatattgtcaagagaataaaaagaaaaaccagattaggagaaaatatttgcaaaagacatactTAATAAaagactattatccaaaatatcaAATAACTCTTAAAAGTCAGTAAGAAAACACCTCAATAAAAATGGGTCAGAGACATTAaaagacacctcaccaaagaagatataaagatggcaagtaagcatatgaaaagatgctctacattaTATGTCATCAGCaaactgcaaattaaaagaaCAGTAAGATACCACTACACTTGTTAGTATAGCTAAAATacagaacactgacaacatcacATGCTGGTGAATGTTTGGAGCAAGAGAACTCTCATTCATTCCCggtgaaaatgcaaaatggtacagccactttgaaatacagtttggtgatttcttttaaaactaaacatactcttaccatacaatccagaaCTCTTACTCCTCggtattcacccaaaggagttgaaaatttaCATCTACATACCATTTGCacctatgtggatagaactagagggtattatgctaagtgaaattagtcagagaaagacaaatatcacatgacttcactcatatgaagaatttaagatacaaaacagatgaacatagggaaggaaagcaaaaataatataacaatggTGGgggggagacaaaacagaaaacactcttaaatacagagaacaaacggagggttggtggaggggctgtgggaggagggatgggctaaatgggtaaggggcattaaggaatctactcttgaaatcattgttgcactatatgctaactaacttggatgtaaattaaagataaacaaataaataagaaaatttacgtctacacaaaagcctgcacacggatgtttacagcagctctaTCCAttttgccaaaacttagaagcaattAAGATATCTTTCAGTTGGTGAACGGTTAAATAAACTGTAGTAAATTCAGACAACAGATTAttattaagcattaaaaagaaactagCCACCATCAACCTAGAAAAAGACagggaagaaacttaaatgcatattactaagtgaaataagccagcctgAAAAGAACATATTCTGTATTAATTTTACTACCTAATATTCTGggaaaggtaaaactatggagatagtaaaaagatcagggttggggcacctgggtggcgcagtcggttaagggtccgacttcagccaggtcacgatctcgcggtccatgagttcgagccccgcgtcaggctctgggctgatggctcagagcctggagcctgtttccgattctgtgtctccctctctctctgcccctcccccgttcatgctctgtctctctctgtccccccaaaaaataaataaaggttgaaaaaaaaattaaaaaaaaaagatcagggtTTATGACAGGTGGGAGATGAATAAGTGGAGCACATAGGATTTTTATGACTATAAAATTACTctgtataataatataattaatgttGGATTCaagtcattatatatttgtccaaacccatagaatgtacaaagctaagagtgaactctaatgtaaactatgggctttggatGATAATGATATGTCAATACAGGcccatcaattgtaacaaatgagCAATTTTGTTGGAGGATGCTGATAATGAGGGAGGCTATACAAGGGTAGGGGTAAggagggtatatgggaaatctctgtaccttcctctccaTTTTGCTATGAAGCTAATATTGCTCTAAGGAATAAAGtctattaatagaaaaaaaagtaaatataagaaaCTAGACATACATGAAAGAGAAGCTAAGGCATTGAATATTAATCCCATTTAAAGGACAAAATAGGGTTCCAATGAAGGCCATGATATTGCAAAAAagcatttcaattaaaaaaagttaagccAAATGGATAGATGGAACCACAGGTTATTCGAGTTATGACATTGAAAGGCTGCTAATCAAAAAATGTcagttaaagatatttttctatataattaaGCATCAGAGTTGACCACATAATACTGCCTAGATAATCCATTTATCTTGTGTTCAGTCTTACGCAGAAGAGGCACTGCTATGAATGGACTCTCCTACCAATCCTCTCCTTAAGTTATGGAAGGCACCGCTAACTAATCAAGGCATTCTTTCCCATTATATTCCTTCTCAGCACCACACATCAGGAGACATATGGGATGAAACCAATATTTGCCATCCCTGCTTTAGAGATTCCCCTGTAGTTCAGGAATTCTCCAAGaccaataataaaaaatttagaaggaaagGCAAAATAAGACAATGGGCAATGAGCTGCCTGAGAGtaaaattttaatctatttttgtttttttccttagtcCCTCAGCCAATTGAGGCATATCCTTTCCCAATCACCCAATATTACCCTGTTTACACTACTTCTTCTACTCACTAAAACTCTAGTTATAGAAGCTACCTTGGGTTGGTGTTCCTCAAAGCAAAGGACACTACTTGGATGGTGACTAGCCTTGATTGCCCCAGGGGATATTTATAACTCTCATTAAGAGCTTTTTTGGCCTAAATAATATGCTAACTTTTATAACAGAGGATTTTATTGCCTCTCACAGGTACCTGTAGTTCTTTCATTCTTCATATCCCACATCCCCATCCAAGTCTTCCTGGCTAAAATTGTCAAGGTTCAGTGCCTTGCAGCTGCCTGGCATTTAGTCCTATAGGGTCTGAGTATCTCTATAGGTAAGAAAATATGTATGGACAGTGATTCTCAATTGGACTCTTACACTCAACAGCTAACCTACAAATGCAGGGTATATATTCCAttattccttcaaaaataaaattctgaactATTATATGTATGAATTATGCTGGGTATATTAAGTTATATAAAGAACAGATTCTTATTCTTAAGGACGTTACAATTTAGTAGGAGAAAAACGCCTGTTCTAAGAGCTTCACAAAGGTTAATCCTCACAAGAATGAGTAGCTACAACTattatccccatgttacagataaAAAAATTTGAGTACTAAAAGAATAAGTAGTGGAAAGCCACACAACTGGTAAGTGGTAAAGCCAGAAATCAAATCAAGACAGCAGGGCTCTTAACTACATTTTGCATCATATAATTTCAGAGAATATATGTTAAGTATCATGAGAGATACATGAACTGCTACAAcaaattacagaagaaataaaaattgcttgTTGAGCCAATGAAGAAAAGCTTTAGATTCAGTTGGGTCTATAAAGAttcatatagtttatatataaaagCCTTTAAGGCTAACTCTATGGATCTGAGGTTTTACTCCATAAAcctctccctttttcctcttgccttttAGGATATTATCATACTTAAATCTATCttgagaaaataaacacagaaaccaACAAACCCTGTCCTTTAATCATACAGCTCCCCCCACTCCCTTTTTCATTGTAACCTTTCTTTATAGAAGTCTGCACTGGTTTTCAATTCCACATCTCCTATTCAATCATCACCCCTCTGCCTCCTGGAATCTGTATGCATTACTCTACTGAGATGTCTCTTGCTAATATTACCAATCACCATAGAAATGCTAAACTTAATGGATATTTTTCAGGGTTCTGTCCCTACCAACCTttttaaagtagaagaaaaataatcaacttGAGAGGAGAGCTTGAAAGAGtgagaaaataggaataaatcaTGAAGCAAGCCTTGGtgacagaagaaaagaatcagGAACATAGAAAGTATAAGCAATGAGGCAGAGAAACGAGAGAGGATAAGAAAATAACGTTGAAGGAAATTCTGCTGGATGCACTCAATCATTTAGTTAAGTGGTAGGTTAAATTATCTATAATGAGTTGGGGATTGGGTTCAAAGtttaaggagagaagaaaatgtgtgaACTTATCAGAGAGtcaataagaaacaaagaaaaaaacatgtgaaCACATGAGTGAGATTACACAGAATAAAATGGAACAGGGCCAAAGGAATGGAAAGAGTGCATGAGGCTTTGGTGTCAGATCTGGGTTTAAATTCCAGATCTATATAAATGAGCCTAGTGTTCTGGGTTAGTCACTAAACCTCTGTGAGCTTCAGTTCCACCACCCATAAAATGAGTAATAACACTTCCAAGGGGTCTTGTAAGGACTGAGACAGCTTATTTAAAGCACTAATGTTCTAAATGAGACAGCTTATCTAAAGCGCTTGAGAACTTTACTCAATAAAGATCAGGAACCCAAGCACAGAAAAAAAGGGtgagggaggagttaagatggtagAGGAACAGGGGGACCCTAAGCTTGCCTAGtacctcaaacacagctagataaaaatcaaatcattctgaacacccaagaaatcaatctgaggactgagagaacaaaactGCAAGTCTACAAGTAGAATTGTAGAAGGTAGGAGCTGCGGAGACTTGATTTGGGGGAGGTAAGAACTGCgggtgctgtggaggggaaggagccctGCTTATATAGAGTACCACAAGGTATTAGAAGCAGTGGAGCCCAAAATCTGAAGTTGTAGAAGTCTGCCCACTACAGGGGTCCAGCCTGGTTTAGTGGTGCTCCTATGGTGAAGGAGAGTGGAGAACCGAGAGTGGACAGCATGgactgaggatcccctgggtcacatgAGGAGAAACAgttcccctccactccccttGGGAGTGGCTGCAAGGCCTCTCCAGGGCCAGAAGAATGGATGGCACCAATGTGCTGTACTGTTGCCAGGCACAGCAGTGGAAACACTGGCTGAGGgcagtgaatctttttttttttaaatttttttaaattttattttgtatttttaaaatttattttatatttttaaaaatttacatccaaattagttagcatatagtgcaacaatgatttcaggagtagattccttagtgccccttacctatttagcccatcccccctcccacaacccctccagcaaccttctgtttgttctccacatttatgagtctcttctgttttgtcccccttcctgtttttatattatttttgtttcccttcccttatgttcatctgttttgtctcttaaagtcctcatatgagtgaagtcatatcatttttgtctttctctaatttcacttagcataatattctccagttccatccatgtagttgcaaatggcaagatttcattctttttgattgctgagcaatactccattgtgtatatatacatatatacatatacatatacatatacatataccacatcttctttatccattcatccatcgatggacatttgggctctatccatactttggctattgttgatagtgctgctataaacatgggggtgcatgtgtcccttcgagaCAAGCagacctgtatcctgtggataaatgcctagtagtgcaattgg harbors:
- the RPAP2 gene encoding putative RNA polymerase II subunit B1 CTD phosphatase RPAP2 isoform X2; the protein is MADSAGPRSARLKARTPRASRNATGAKQTNALKQEDTSKRKAELEAAVRKKIEFERKALHIVEQLLEEDITEEFLRECGKFITPAHYSDVVDERSIIKLCGYPLCQKKLGIVPKQKYKISTKTNKVYDITERKCFCSNFCYKASKFFEAQIPKTPVWVREEERDPDFQLLQEGQSGHSGKEVQLCTKAIKTSDIDNPGHFEKHYESSSSSTHSDSNSDNEQDFVSSILPGNRLVDAMGVSPKLHKKSIMKKKAGHKANSKHEDKEQTVIDVSEQLGNCTLDSQEKAAACELPSQKVSTQISPNSPLQEKVEVSENSGNKYSSSKVTLVGISKKSAEHFKRKFAKSNQVSRSASNSVQMCPEVAKANLLKVLKETLIEWKTEETLRFLYGQNYASLCLKLSSASLVKEEELDEDDIDCDLDRHPPSLQGSQNSLDESLPFRTSDTASKPLPSYENLKKETETLNLRIREFYRGRYVLNEETTKSQDSEEQDPTFPLIDSSSQNQIRKRIVLEKLSKIVPGLLGPLQITLGDIYAQLKNLVRTFRLTNRNIIHKPAEWTLIAVVLLSLLTPILGIQKHSQENVVFTQFIETLLKELHLKNEDLESLTLIFKTSC